CCCGCTGGACCCACTTGAACCGCAATTATTCTTTCCTGACGGAAGTGGAAGCCATCCTGCTCGACGGACATTTCATTCTGGAGCACGGCGGGCGCTCGCGCAGCAAAGTGTTTTTCAATTTCAACGGGACGGCCGGCATGTGGCGCCGCCAGGCCATTGAAGACGCCGGCGGCTGGCAGCATGACACGCTCACCGAAGACACGGACTTGTCTTACCGCTCGCAGCTCGCGGGCTGGAAGTTTAAATACGTGCAGGACATTGAATGTCCGGCGGAACTGCCCATTGAAATGACGGCATTCAAGGTGCAGCAGGCTCGCTGGGCCAAAGGACTGATCCAGACCGGCAAGAAAGTCTTGCCGCGGGTCTTCCGCAGCAAAGCGCCGTGGCGCGTGAAGGTGGAAGCGTTCTACCACCTCACGGCGAACCTGAGCTATCCGCTGATGATCGTGCTTTCCACGCTGCTCTTGCCGGCGATGATCATCCGCTCGTTTGGCGGCTGGTTCCAGATGCTGCTGATTGATCTGCCGCTGTTTCTGGCGTCAACGTTTTCCATCTCCAGTTTCTATCTGGTTTCGCAAAAAGAGCTGTTCCCGCACAAGTGGCCGCGCACGTTTTTGTACTTGCCGTTCCTCATGTCGCTGGGGATCGGCTTGACGCTGACCAACACGCGCGCCGTGATGGAAGCCTTGTTCGGCATCAAGTCATCATTCAAGCGCACGCCCAAGTACCGCGTGGAGTCCAAGGCGGACAAAGCCATGGGGCAGAAGTATCGCCGCCGGCTGGGGATTGTTCCCTGGGTGGAACTGCTGGTGGGCTGTTACTTCGCCCTGATGTGCATTTACGCGTTCACCAGCGAAAACTACTGGACCATTCCTTTCCTGCTGCTCTTTGTTCTGGGCTACTGGTACACCGGACTGATGTCACTCCTGCAGGGACGGTTTGAGCGCCTCTCCCGCCCGGCGCCGGAGCCGCACACCAAGCCATTCCCGGTGGGCGTATAGGGATTTTCCCGGTGTTCCCACGGCACGCTAGTCTGATATGCTGGCTGGGTGCTGATGAAGGTGTTGTTCGCGTTGCTGGTGGTGTCTGTGGCGGCGATCATGGTGACCGTGGTCGCCATGTGGTTGCGCCTGCGCTGGCACCTGCGCCGCTCGAACAAGGGCCTGCAGCACGCGCTGGGGGAAATCCAGCCGGAACACGAATCACTCGAACCAAAGTAAGCGCGAGCCAAGACCGCGGCCCGTGCCGATTTATAGAACGATTTTTTCGCGGCGATCTGCGGCCGCAGGACCCGAGAAAGTTCTTAGGATTTTAGAGTATGTCATCATTTTCCATCGCTCCCCAAATTCGCGAAATCAGCATTGCTCACAGCCCTGATTCCGATGACGCCTTCATGTTTTACGGGCTGGCCACCAACAAAGTCCGCGTGCCGGGTTTGAAGTTCACCCACACGCTGACCGACATTGAGACGCTGAACCGCAAAGCCATGGAAGGCTTTTATGACGTCAGCGCCATCTCCTTCCACGCGTACCCTTACGTGCAAGACAAGTACGCGCTCATGTCCTGCGGCGGCAGCGTGGGTGAGCAGTACGGCCCCATGGTGGTGTCACCGCGCGGCATGAGCCTGGACGAATTGAAGCGGACCAAAGTGGCCGTGCCCGGCACCATGACCACGGCGTATCTGGCGCTTAAGCTGTTTGCTCCGAACATTGAAACCGTGGCCGTGCCGTTCGACCAGATCATCCCGGAAGTGCTGGCCGGCAACTATGCAGCGGGACTCATCATCCACGAAGGCCAGCTGACCTATGAGACCTCCGGGCTGACCCGCATTCTGGATTTAGGAAAATGGTGGCACGAACTCACCGGGTTGCCGTTGCCGCTGGGCGGCAATGCCATTCGTCGCGAACTGGGGCCTGAACTCATCGCCACCGTTTCTCACGCGCTAAGGGACAGCATCCAATATGCGCTCGACCATCGTGAAGAAGCTCTGGCCTACGCCATGCAGTTTGCCCGCGATCTCGACCCCCAGAAGGCCGACCAGTTTGTTGGCATGTATGTGAACGAGCGCACGCTGGACTACGGCCCGGACGGCCGCGAAGCAGTGGTCCGGCTGCTGGATATGGGACATCGCGCCGGGATTATTCCCATGGAGCCGAACGTGGAGTTTGTCTAAATGGCAGAGACGCAGGCCATCCTGCGTCTCCATGTCATCCGATCTTTGTTCTAGCGACCGCGGAACCCGCCACCGCCGCCGCGGCCACCCTGGCGATTGCCGCCACCGCCGCCGCGACCACCGCCAAATCCTCCGCCTCCGCCGCGGTTGAACCCGCCACCACCGCCTCCGCCGCCGCGGCTCACTTTGGGCCGGGCTTCATTGACGTTGATTGCGCGCGAGCCGAGTTGCGCGCCGTTCATCCCGTTGATCGCCTTCTCAGCTTCTTCGTCATTGGCCATCTCCACAAAGCCGAAGCCCCTGGGCTGGCCCGTGTCGCGGTCTTTGAGAATGGTGACGTTATCAACCTGGCCATACGCCGAAAAAGCCTGGCGAAGCTCATCCTCTGTAACATTGAAATCCAAATTACCTACGTAGATATTCTTCATGCGGTCCTTCTTGAGTGGATTAGAGGCGCCGGGATTCTGGCGTCAAAAACGGACGAAGAGTGGAAGAGCTTATCTTTCACTGCTCATCTATTTATCGAGTCTATGTCGCTCGCGCGAACCCCATAAGCGTACGCCTGACCCAGTGAAGTTGCAAACGCCCAAGGGAGAAAATTTGCTGCTTGGACCCGGCCGGGAAGCCACAGTTGGTTTAACAGTTGATCAACAAGCAAAGCGCCAACTCATCGCGGCGCTCTTTCCATCTGGAAGTACATGGCGTCTTCGCTGGTTTGGACGAAGCCCAACCTTTCATACAGCCGTCTTGCGGGATTGCCGCGATGCACTTGCAGACGCACGGGCACTCTCTCGCGATCGCCGCGTACGATCAGCTCGCGCAATAGCCGGCCGCCGGTCCCCTGTCCGCGATGGTTCGCAAGCAGGGCGATATCCACCAGGACCTTGGCGTCCGCGCCGTGCAGCACCAGGATGCGGCCGATAGGCTGGTCGTCGCCCAGAATGATTTCGTGCTCCGCCCCAGCGTAGGCCATTACATACGAGCGTTGTTGCGCGTTGAACTGCATGCGCAGGAAAGCGTCCTGCTGCGCCTGGTCCCACCCAAAAGCGGAGACTTCCTGGCGTCGCGTGTCGGCGTAAAGCTGGAAGAGAAAGGACTGGTCGTCCGGGGTGCATGGCCGCAACCGAATATCCATGATTAACTTGCCTCTCAACGAACCGCACTGATTCTAGCTTGACCGCTGGCCGGCGGCCCACGCACCTCTGCGTTCCGCGATTTCATACTCCTTTAACATTCGCCGTGTACTCTGATCACGCAATCAGGCTTGGCATTTAGGCAGGCTGGGGCATTTAGATAGGCTGGGGCTTTTAGATGGGCTGGATCAATCGAGGACCGGTACTTGGAGATGGCGCGAAGCTCAGAGAATCTCCCGAGCCAGGCATGAACGGCAGCCAGAAAATATTTGTGGTGGAAGACGACCTGGACATCTCCCGCCTGGTGCGCCATCACCTGGAAGCGGCCGGATTTCGCGTGCGCAGCTTCTCCAGCACCGCCAGCGTGATCCATGACGCGCAGAAAGAGCGTCCCGCGCTCATGCTGCTGGACATCATGATCCCCGGCGGCGACGGCATGGAGCTGTGCCGCCAGGTCCGCCAGGCCGGCGCGCCGCTGGCCGCGACACCTATCGTTTTTCTTACTGCGAAGACATCGGAGACCGACCGCATCATGGGACTGGAGCTGGGCGGCGATGACTACATCACCAAGCCCTTCAGCCCGCGCGAGCTGGTCGCGCGCATCAAAGCTGTGCTGCGGCGGTGTGAAGGTCCGCTGGCTCCGTCGTCCATCACGGCAGGCGACCTAGAAATAGACGCCGGCGCTATGACCCTGAGCGTCCGCGGCGAAACGGTGACGACCACCGCCACTGAATTCCGGCTGCTCCACTACCTGGCCCAGCACGCCGGACGGGTCTTTACTCGCGACCAGATTTTGGATGCCGTCTGGCGGGAGACCACGTACGTTAGCCCGCGATCGGTGGACGTTTACGTCCGCAAGCTGCGCGAGAAGATCGAGCATGACCCGGAGCGCCCGCGCTACTTGAAAACCGTGCGCGGAACGGGCTATCGGTTTGAAGTGCCGAAGTGATACAGACCTTACCCCGGATTCACGCGGATGATCGCGGATCAAGACAGAATCTTCGCGTAGAGACGTGGCACTGCCACGTCTCAAACTCCCGGGCTGCCACAATCGGCGAAGCTCGGCTGCGTTCACACGATTTTCACATGCCTTTCATCTTCTCTTGACCCGGCTGCCATACAGTTGAGGCAGTTCGATCCTTAGAAGCTAACCAAGAATCGCGGCTTATGAATTCTCCTGCCCTCTTCGTCATTAAACAGAACTCCGGCAAAGCCGATCTTGCAGCTCTCACGCTGCAAGCGTGTGACCTGGCCAAAGAGGCCGCGTCGCACGCGATTGACGGCCTGATCAATGGCGCGGCTTCGTCCCTGGAGGCGGTGAGGAGTTGTGAACAGAAACTCGACGAGCTAGACCGGGAACTGGACGAGCGCATGGCGTCCACCATCACCCAGGTCACGCCGGAACAGGCCCGGGAGTTGCTGGCGTGCATGAAGCTAATGCTGAATCTGGAGCGCGTGGGCGACCTGCTCTCCAGCTTCGCGGAACGCTCGGCCATTGTCCGCAACCGTATTGACATGGAAGACGTAGGCCAGTTGACCCGCATGGCCTGCCTGGTGGAAAACATGCTCACCCTGGTAACGCGCGCGTTTCGCGAGCGCAACGTGGAGCAGGCGCTGCGCGTCCTGCGAACGGACACCGACGTTGACCGCCTGCGCAACCTCATGGTGGTCCGCCACACGGAAAATGCCGAGGGCCTCAAGGGACAGGAGAGCCTGCACGTGCTGGCCATGGCCAACGCGCTGGAGCGCGCGGGCGATCACATCACCAACATGGCGGAAGAACTCTGCCACCTGGCCACCGGGCACACCGTCCGGCATCTGCTGCGAGCCAAGGACAAACCGGTGGAACAGTTGTTTCTGGATTGGCTAGCGAAGCAGAATACGTAGTCGCCGTGTGGGCAAGTTTGGAAACCCAAAACAATTGACCACAAAGGACACGAAGGAACACGAAGGTTGCCTTCGTCCACACAACCTTCGTGAACCTTTGTGTCCTCTGTGGTGAAAATCTTTGGAGTAGGGTTTCTTGACCAGAAAGCCAGGTGTGTGACTACTTCTTCTTGTTCTTCACCGGCATGCTGATCGTCGGCTTGCGGATGGGCACGATGGCGCCCTGGCTGGGATCGGCGTGGGCCTGGCTGGCGCGGAGGGCCACTTCCTGCTGCACAAAGCGGACGAACCCCTGCATCTGCCGGTTCATCTCTTCCATGCGTTCGCGCATCTGCAAAATGATGCCAATCCCGGCGATGTTCACGCCCAGGTCGCGCGCCAGGTTCAGGATAAACTCCAGGCGCTGCACGTCTTCTTCCGTGTAGAGACGCGTGTTGCCGTCGGTGCGCGACGGCTTGAGCAGGCCTTCGCGCTCGTACAGGCGCAGCGTCTGCGGATGAATGCCATACATCTCCGCGACGGCGGAGATCATGTAGGCGCCTTTGGATTTTCGTTTGGCCATTGGTTATTTGCGGCTCACACCTTACTCCACAGCTCTTCCCGCGGGTCCTCCGGATTCAACTTCTGTAATTCCTGCCACAACTCGCGGACTTTCAGATCGCGCGCTTCCGGCACGACGATCTTGACTTCCACAATCTGGTCGCCGCGAACGCCGTCTTTCGTCGCCGAAGGGACGCCTTTTTCGCGCAGGCGCAGTTTCTGCCCGCTCTGCGTGCCCGGCGGCACGCGCAGTTGCGCGCGGCCGTCAATGGTGGGGACCTCAATCTTGGCGCCCAGCGCGGCTTCCATGGCGCTGACCGGGATGGTGGCGTAAACGTCGTCGGCTTTGCGGCGGAAAACCGGATGCTCGCCGATGCGGATGATGATGTAGAGATCGCCGAACGGTCCGCCGTGCAGTCCGGCGTTGCCTTTGCCCGCCAGGCGTATGCGCTGGCCGTCACGCGTGCCCGGCTTCACGCGGAATTCAAGCGGGTCCGTGCGTTCGACGACGCCGTCGCCGTGGCACACCTGGCATTCGCTCTGCGCCTTGCCGCTTCCGCCGCAGCGCGGACATTGCAGGTTGAACTTCATGCGTCCGTTGGTCTGGGTGATCTGTCCGCTGCCGCCGCACTGCGAACAGGTTTGCGGCGAACCCACCACGCCCTTGCCGCTGCAGTTATTGCAGGTGTCGTGGCGCGGAATGTTCAAACGGATGACGGTGCCGCGGATGGCGTCCCAGAAGCCGATGTTGGCCAGGTATTCAAGATCAGAGCCATGTTCCGGTTCGCGCGCCATGGCCGCGCCCGGTCCGCGCCCGCCGCTGAAAATGCTGGAGAAGATATCGCGGAAGCCGCCGCCTCCGCCGGTCTGCCGTCCGCCGCCGGTGAAGTCAGAAAAATCAAACCCGCTGAAGTCAAACGGCACGCCCTGACCGCCGGCGCCGGGTCCGCCCTGGCCGGGGTGCCCGCCGCCGCGCGCATAGGCCTCTGCCGTGGCGGGATCAATGTTGTCAGAGTAGAAGCCGATCTGGTCGTAGATCTTGCGCTTCTTGGGATCGCTCAGCACGTCATTGGCTTCAGAAAGCTCTTTGAACTTCTCTTCCGCCTTCTTGTCCGGATTGACGTCAGGATGGTATTTGCGCGCAAGTTTGCGGAACGCCTTGCGAATTTCCTCCGCGGAGGCGCTCTTCTTTACGCCGAGCGTGGCGTAATAGTCTTTTTGTTGTGTGGTTGCCATATCCGACTATGACAATCCCTTTACAATGTCGCCAGCGACATCTTCGAATTTCGCTCTCTTCAAGCTGAACTTTGACAAAGCATTTGGCCCAAAAATCCTGCTGAACCGGTCCTTAACTTCATCGGTTGGGTCTGGATCGACCACTCTTATCTTCTGTATCCAACCCTTTCCCACGCTACCAACGGCAAAGAAATACTTGAAAAACTGATCGCTGGCTGGGAAGGAATATCCGATGACGTAAATGTTCTCGGCTGCAGCGAGATGAGCCGCTGCTTTGCCCCAAACAGAACTTAGCTCCTGGTGAAAACCCCCTTTGTTCCAGGTGGGAGGAATCAAGACTGGATCTTCCTCAAGCGTCTCAGGATGACAATGTTGGCGACCTCGCAGATTCGAGGCCAAGTTTAGAGAGACGCTTCCAGAGTCGATCATGTCACCCCAACTGAACTGCTTGCAATAGTCTCCCAGGGCCCAAACGACTATCTTGCGACAAGAGCTGCTTGAGCATCGTCCCCAATTCAGTGAACCATGCAGCTTGAGAAGATCGAGGCCACCAGAATCGTTGAGACCATAGTTAAACTGGATTCCGTTGTAGTGCAGAGCGTAATCAAGAGCGAGGTCATAGTTAAAAGTGATAAATGTCGCCTCCCTCTCTCTTATGAGCGGAAGGATTCCTTTGATAAACCCGTCGTACGGCAAAGGGGGTATCGCTTTGCGGCTTTCCATATTGCCCGATACCGGCAGTTTCATGCTGCGTTCGATGGTCACAGTGATCAAACGCCTCATCGCCATGGGCAGCCTGCGAACATCCTCTTTTCCCACATCTCCTAACCGCCCTATCAGAGTTGCCATATCAAAAGCGCTGTAGATTTCTTCGAAATTATCGAAGTCCAATCGCGATTTGACATGCACCGCGGTCAAGGCGTCGCGAGCCGTGAATACCAAATCAAACAGCTCTTGATCAGCCCTGTTTATCAATGCACTTGTTCGCATCGCGTCGGCGGCGTTGAGGAAGTCCTTCAATAGCGGCACGCCAGCCTGAGCTGAGGCACCCGCTCCCAATATGAATACATTTTTGCTCATTGTTATTTTGCCGCGCTAGTCGCAGCAATCTTCAGGCCTGCTCCCGGATTTGCGTTGTCATAGGTCGCGACTTGCGAATTGGTTCTTGCCGTCAGCACACTGCCGTCCCACTTGGGCGCGCTCACCATGGTGATGGGATACAGGCATGAACTGTAAGGGAAACCAGTGCCGGTCATGAGCTGCCAGTCCTGGTCCAGCTTCAGCCATATCAGGCCGGACTCGTTGGTGTCTCCGCATTTCTCTTTGTCTCTGGGAAGCTTGGATGGCCCGGTAACATCCAGCAGCAGGTACACGGCGCCTTTGCCTTCCTGGGCGGACAGCACTTTGACGGAGTCTATGCGCGCCGCATCAAATTGCCCCTCGATGGAGACATCATGCTTCCGGCCGCCTTCTGTGAAATGAATCATGCTGCCTTCCATTCGCAGCTTGAGGCGGTCCAGCAGAGCAGTGTCTTGCGCCGGCGCTAGCCTCAGTCCTGCCGTGAGGAACGCCACAGCAGAGAGAACCACGGTCCGGGCGAGGCGCTTCATGGCTTGGCCTTGGTATCTTCCGGCACTTTGGTCGCCTGCCACGCCACAGCCTGCCACTTGCCGTTGCGCTTCAGGAACGTGCCGGTGTTGCGGAAGTAGCTGATCGTCTCTTTACCGTTTTCCTGGTTGTGCATGATCAGCCGGAAGTTTACCACCGCCACGGTGCCGTAGGGGTGGACGGTGAAGTCGTCAGCGCCGAAGGTGGCTTGCGGCTCGTTGCTGGCCCGCACGTCAATGTTCTTGAGGATGTCAGCCTTGGTCACGGTGACGCCGGCGGAGCGAGTGTAAATCACGTCGTCGGCGAAGAAGTCTTCAAAAACTTTAGGGTCGTTCTTGGGCACGTTAGCCAGAAAATCGCGCACGCGCTGCGTCACCTGCTGGATGGTGGCCGAATCTTCGGCAGACATGGCCGCTGACGTGACGCTGCTAGTCGCGACCTTAGCGCTTTGGGCGATGGCGCCGGACGCCATCATGGGCAGAAGGGCGGCCACGGCAAACATCCGCAGACCGCGTCGTTTCATGAATTTCATTTCTTCTCTCCGATTAGCTCACGAAAAATGCTTTAACCACGAAGGACACAAAGGTTCACAAAGGGGTATTCCTATATTCGAAGGCTACCTTCGTGTTCCTTCGTGTCCTTTGTGGTTTCGCTTCTCCCTTACGCCGTTCCCACTTCCTGAATCAAGTAATTGGAGCCGGGTTCGGCATCCAGGGCGGTGCGAATGAAGTCCTGCGCTGCTTCCAGCGTATAGAGTCCGGGGAGAGCCATAAACCCAGCCACCTGGTTCAAACCTTCTACCATCTTCATGACCAAATATTGCTTCACTTGGGCCACCTCGCTCGCTGCATAGGGCAAAAGGCGGCCTGGTAAAGCCGCCTTGCCGTTCTTCTCCTTGAGAAACAGATCCTTCGCTTCGCTCAGGATGATCACGCCGGGCTCAAACGCCCGGCAAACGTGATCACTTCTTCTCTTCCACGTCCACGTACTCGGCGTCAATCACGCCTTCGTCTTTCTTCTTCTCCTGCGCG
The Terriglobia bacterium genome window above contains:
- a CDS encoding glycosyltransferase family 2 protein; its protein translation is MSPLLANLFLFFAFAGQRGFVHYLKSQFLDKTFKGLYTPNAFDLSLLIPYFVVMTILAGYGLHRYALVYMYYKNRKNRTTDPPQRFAELPRITIQLPIYNEQFVVDRLVESICKLEYPKDKLDIQLLDDSTDETTDVARAVVERYAALGHPITFIHRDNREGYKAGALQHGMQTSKGEFIAIFDADFVPPEDWLLRVVHHFAEPQVGMVQTRWTHLNRNYSFLTEVEAILLDGHFILEHGGRSRSKVFFNFNGTAGMWRRQAIEDAGGWQHDTLTEDTDLSYRSQLAGWKFKYVQDIECPAELPIEMTAFKVQQARWAKGLIQTGKKVLPRVFRSKAPWRVKVEAFYHLTANLSYPLMIVLSTLLLPAMIIRSFGGWFQMLLIDLPLFLASTFSISSFYLVSQKELFPHKWPRTFLYLPFLMSLGIGLTLTNTRAVMEALFGIKSSFKRTPKYRVESKADKAMGQKYRRRLGIVPWVELLVGCYFALMCIYAFTSENYWTIPFLLLFVLGYWYTGLMSLLQGRFERLSRPAPEPHTKPFPVGV
- a CDS encoding ABC transporter substrate-binding protein, whose protein sequence is MSSFSIAPQIREISIAHSPDSDDAFMFYGLATNKVRVPGLKFTHTLTDIETLNRKAMEGFYDVSAISFHAYPYVQDKYALMSCGGSVGEQYGPMVVSPRGMSLDELKRTKVAVPGTMTTAYLALKLFAPNIETVAVPFDQIIPEVLAGNYAAGLIIHEGQLTYETSGLTRILDLGKWWHELTGLPLPLGGNAIRRELGPELIATVSHALRDSIQYALDHREEALAYAMQFARDLDPQKADQFVGMYVNERTLDYGPDGREAVVRLLDMGHRAGIIPMEPNVEFV
- a CDS encoding RNA-binding protein — encoded protein: MKNIYVGNLDFNVTEDELRQAFSAYGQVDNVTILKDRDTGQPRGFGFVEMANDEEAEKAINGMNGAQLGSRAINVNEARPKVSRGGGGGGGGFNRGGGGGFGGGRGGGGGNRQGGRGGGGGFRGR
- a CDS encoding GNAT family N-acetyltransferase; its protein translation is MDIRLRPCTPDDQSFLFQLYADTRRQEVSAFGWDQAQQDAFLRMQFNAQQRSYVMAYAGAEHEIILGDDQPIGRILVLHGADAKVLVDIALLANHRGQGTGGRLLRELIVRGDRERVPVRLQVHRGNPARRLYERLGFVQTSEDAMYFQMERAPR
- a CDS encoding response regulator transcription factor, which codes for MNGSQKIFVVEDDLDISRLVRHHLEAAGFRVRSFSSTASVIHDAQKERPALMLLDIMIPGGDGMELCRQVRQAGAPLAATPIVFLTAKTSETDRIMGLELGGDDYITKPFSPRELVARIKAVLRRCEGPLAPSSITAGDLEIDAGAMTLSVRGETVTTTATEFRLLHYLAQHAGRVFTRDQILDAVWRETTYVSPRSVDVYVRKLREKIEHDPERPRYLKTVRGTGYRFEVPK
- a CDS encoding helix-turn-helix transcriptional regulator; this encodes MAKRKSKGAYMISAVAEMYGIHPQTLRLYEREGLLKPSRTDGNTRLYTEEDVQRLEFILNLARDLGVNIAGIGIILQMRERMEEMNRQMQGFVRFVQQEVALRASQAHADPSQGAIVPIRKPTISMPVKNKKK
- a CDS encoding DnaJ domain-containing protein: MATTQQKDYYATLGVKKSASAEEIRKAFRKLARKYHPDVNPDKKAEEKFKELSEANDVLSDPKKRKIYDQIGFYSDNIDPATAEAYARGGGHPGQGGPGAGGQGVPFDFSGFDFSDFTGGGRQTGGGGGFRDIFSSIFSGGRGPGAAMAREPEHGSDLEYLANIGFWDAIRGTVIRLNIPRHDTCNNCSGKGVVGSPQTCSQCGGSGQITQTNGRMKFNLQCPRCGGSGKAQSECQVCHGDGVVERTDPLEFRVKPGTRDGQRIRLAGKGNAGLHGGPFGDLYIIIRIGEHPVFRRKADDVYATIPVSAMEAALGAKIEVPTIDGRAQLRVPPGTQSGQKLRLREKGVPSATKDGVRGDQIVEVKIVVPEARDLKVRELWQELQKLNPEDPREELWSKV
- a CDS encoding nuclear transport factor 2 family protein, with product MKFMKRRGLRMFAVAALLPMMASGAIAQSAKVATSSVTSAAMSAEDSATIQQVTQRVRDFLANVPKNDPKVFEDFFADDVIYTRSAGVTVTKADILKNIDVRASNEPQATFGADDFTVHPYGTVAVVNFRLIMHNQENGKETISYFRNTGTFLKRNGKWQAVAWQATKVPEDTKAKP